From Megalobrama amblycephala isolate DHTTF-2021 unplaced genomic scaffold, ASM1881202v1 scaffold443, whole genome shotgun sequence, a single genomic window includes:
- the LOC125261624 gene encoding interferon-induced very large GTPase 1-like isoform X2, giving the protein MKNSLKPGKIITCQNGQKWSKKMMSVPHLLLETLEGLGSKKLKKFRWLLKHDGLATAADLEKAEEATNTVDLMLDRCEPEGAVMITLKILRNMKENSLAKQLEEKQKGKNKDIGRAGVQPHQHLQLEKTIQHVFQRLHIEVKNLNKLRDADVLQITVHSLQSHESCAEEELIQTFIQKLLMMNYRARYIHVRDHYEQDQIQQRDSDSFEDEGDIFDEMSLSNKGMSQSDHIHPMDVQMSAFHCADGFLKQLMVTKLSQCQYALPLLVPDPFTQQIEFPLWTFRQIHKSWKIRNTNNEIISQTQQIYKAETPMVFFFRFGSVSSSKSQLMNSLINEKHNTFFHRYCPGSSRTRVLMDGVVEIAWFCPSGKNTDKFSDCVSFCNLHGDAGDHEKQLQILTEMSSVNVVILPRLDRNDRNAAKIQNLYRNRKPLICLFTEDESTVTEMKKGKFKIGLKDRNQSDVSEDLRRAINDCLSKSSSTIRLEDVSKHSDIRVDEEEDEDCRRGRAAAHQMMSLLEKKHLTEIKDSFLPHQGKLWHQWSQKNKKLHRGYKTKMGIFRKYAKMKKIRQQQHESDISEFMKLFIRQINSDTANKTFFLKWLRILLDEYTSADLSALHYKYHKKWSAVLKLKENKSVHLRDEQAELERISEDLQAAAFGLEHIMREIGQIYESCSSVNENKKDLEVHFSSLPILAAEMMISGFPLELMDGDAAHVPLIWISAVLDELIQKLGDQRVFVLSVLGLQSSGKSTMLNAMFGLQFAVSAGRRTRGAFMQLVRVSDEMKTQMNFDYILVVDTEGLRAPELTGRSTRHHDTELATFVVGLGNLTLINIFGENPYEMQDVLQIIVRAFMRMKKVRLNPSCVFVHQNVLDVTAGERNMEGRRRLQEKLDQMTKLAAEDEVCDVECFSDVIRFDVQKDVKYFAQLWEGNPPMAPPNPNYCDNIQELKKTIMSHATNSDGMILKDLKDHIKDLWEALLKERFIFSFRNSLEISVYRKLETKYRKWFWNFRRAMMETENKLHNKKRE; this is encoded by the exons CAAAAAGATGATGTCAGTTCCACACCTGCTCCTTGAGACATTGGAGGGTCTGGGCAgtaaaaaactgaaaaagttTAGATGGCTTCTAAAGCATGATGGTCTTGCTACAGCTGCTGATTTGGAGAAGGCAGAAGAAGCTACTAACACTGTGGATCTGATGTTGGATCGTTGTGAACCAGAAGGAGCTGTGATGATCACGCTTAAAATCCTGAGGAACATGAAAGAAAACTCTCTGGCTAAACAGTTAGAGGAGAAGCAAAAAG GGAAAAACAAGGACATTGGAAGAGCAGGAGTCCAGCCACATCAACACCTACAGCTGGAAAAGACAATACAGCATGTATTTCAGAGACTCCATATTGAAGTCAAAAACCTCAACAAACTGAGAGATGCAGATGTTCTTCAGATAACTGTTCATTCATTACAGTCTCATGAGTCTTGTGCTGAAGAAGAGCTGATCCAAACTTTCATACAAAAACTACTGATGATGAACTACAGAGCAAGATACATTCATGTTAGAGATCACTATGAACAGGATCAGATACAACAAAGAGACAGTGACTCGTTTGAAGATGAGggtgatatttttgatgaaatgtcTTTGTCTAACAAAGGAATGAGTCAGTCTGACCATATTCACCCGATGGATGTCCAGATGTCTGCGTTTCATTGTGCTGATGGTTTCCTGAAGCAGCTGATGGTCACTAAACTGTCCCAGTGTCAGTACGCTCTGCCTCTGCTTGTTCCTGATCCATTCACACAACAGATTGAGTTTCCTCTCTGGACATTCAGACAAATCCACAAGAGCTGGAAGATCAGAAACACCAACAATGAGATCATCAGTCAAACCCAGCAGATCTACAAGGCTGAAACTCCAATGGTGTTTTTCTTCAGGTTTGGCTCTGTGTCTTCATCCAAGTCTCAGCTGATGAACAGTCTGATCAATGAGAAACACAACACGTTCTTCCACAGGTACTGCCCAGGCAGCAGCAGAACCAGAGTCCTGATGGATGGAGTGGTGGAGATCGCCTGGTTCTGCCCCTCTGGGAAAAACACGGATAAATTCAGTGATTGTGTTTCGTTCTGTAATCTACACGGTGATGCAGGAGACCATGAGAAACAGCTGCAGATCCTCACTGAAATGAGCTCAGTCAATGTTGTTATTCTGCCACGACTGGACAGGAATGACAGAAATGCTGCAAAGATCCAAAACCTGTACAGAAACAGAAAGCCACTCATCTGTCTTTTTACTGAGGATGAATCTACTGTAACTGAGATGAAGAAAGGGAAATTCAAAATTGGTCTGAAAGACAGAAATCAGTCAGATGTTTCTGAAGATCTCAGAAGAGCGATAAATGATTGTCTCTCAAAATCATCTTCCACTATCAGACTTGAAGATGTGTCCAAACACTCAGACATCAGAGTAGATGAGGAAGAGGATGAAGACTGCAGGAGAGGAAGAGCAGCAGCACATCAAATGATGAGTTTACTGGAGAAGAAACATCTGACGGAAATCAAAGACTCATTTCTGCCTCATCAGGGGAAACTGTGGCATCAGTGGAGTCAGAAGAACAAAAAACTACATCGAGGATATAAGACAAAAATGGGCATCTTCAGAAAATATGCAAAGATGAAGAAAATCCGCCAACAGCAGCATGAATCTGATATCAGTGAGTTTATGAAGCTCTTCATTAGACAAATAAATTCAGATACTGCAAATAAGACGTTTTTCCTCAAATGGCTCAGAATCCTCCTGGATGAATATACATCAGCTGATCTTTCTGCTCTACATTACAAATATCATAAGAAGTGGTCAGCCGTCTTAAAACTGAAAGAGAATAAATCTGTTCATCTCAGAGATGAACAAGCAGAACTTGAGAGAATATCTGAGGATCTTCAAGCTGCAGCCTTTGGTCTGGAGCACATCATGAGGGAGATCGGTCAGATCTATGAATCATGTTCATCTGTGAATGAGAACAAGAAAGACCTGGAGGTTCACTTCTCTTCTCTCCCGATTCTTGCAGCAGAGATGATGATCTCTGGATTTCCACTGGAGCTGATGGATGGAGATGCTGCTCATGTTCCTCTGATCTGGATCTCTGCTGTTCTAGATGAACTCATCCAGAAACTGGGAGACCAGAGAGTCTTTGTGCTGTCAGTTTTAGGGCTTCAGAGCTCTGGGAAATCCACCATGCTGAATGCCATGTTTGGACTCCAGTTTGCCGTCAGTGCTGGCAGGAGAACCAGAGGAGCTTTCATGCAGCTGGTCAGAGTGTCAGACGAgatgaaaacacagatgaacTTTGACTATATTCTGGTTGTTGATACTGAGGGTCTTCGTGCTCCAGAACTGACTGGAAGATCAACAAGACATCATGACACTGAACTGGCCACATTTGTTGTTGGTCTTGGAAATCTGACATTGATCAACATCTTTGGAGAAAACCCGTATGAGATGCAGGACGTTCTTCAGATCATTGTTCGGGCCTTCATGAGGATGAAGAAGGTCAGACTGAATCCcagctgtgtgtttgtgcatcagAACGTTTTAGATGTCACAGCTGGAGAGAGAAACATGGAGGGAAGGAGACGACTGCAGGAGAAACTGGATCAGATGACAAAACTCGCTGCTGAAGATGAAGTCTGTGATGTTGAATGTTTCAGTGATGTCATTAGATTTGATGTTCAGAAAGATGTGAAGTATTTTGCTCAGCTCTGGGAGGGAAACCCACCAATGGCTCCACCAAACCCAAACTACTGTGACAATATTCAAGAACTGAAGAAAACTATTATGTCTCATGCAACAAATTCAGATGGAATGATACTGAAAGACTTAAAAGATCATATTAAAGATCTCTGGGAGGCTTTACTGAAGGAACGATTCATCTTCAGCTTCAGGAATTCTCTGGAGATTTCAGTCTACAGGAAACTGGAGACCAAATACAGGAAGTGGTTCTGGAATTTTCGTAGAGCCATGATGGAAACTGAGAACAAACTacacaacaaaaaaagagaatGA
- the LOC125261624 gene encoding interferon-induced very large GTPase 1-like isoform X1: MKNSLKPGKIITCQNGQKWSKKMMSVPHLLLETLEGLGSKKLKKFRWLLKHDGLATAADLEKAEEATNTVDLMLDRCEPEGAVMITLKILRNMKENSLAKQLEEKQKAGKNKDIGRAGVQPHQHLQLEKTIQHVFQRLHIEVKNLNKLRDADVLQITVHSLQSHESCAEEELIQTFIQKLLMMNYRARYIHVRDHYEQDQIQQRDSDSFEDEGDIFDEMSLSNKGMSQSDHIHPMDVQMSAFHCADGFLKQLMVTKLSQCQYALPLLVPDPFTQQIEFPLWTFRQIHKSWKIRNTNNEIISQTQQIYKAETPMVFFFRFGSVSSSKSQLMNSLINEKHNTFFHRYCPGSSRTRVLMDGVVEIAWFCPSGKNTDKFSDCVSFCNLHGDAGDHEKQLQILTEMSSVNVVILPRLDRNDRNAAKIQNLYRNRKPLICLFTEDESTVTEMKKGKFKIGLKDRNQSDVSEDLRRAINDCLSKSSSTIRLEDVSKHSDIRVDEEEDEDCRRGRAAAHQMMSLLEKKHLTEIKDSFLPHQGKLWHQWSQKNKKLHRGYKTKMGIFRKYAKMKKIRQQQHESDISEFMKLFIRQINSDTANKTFFLKWLRILLDEYTSADLSALHYKYHKKWSAVLKLKENKSVHLRDEQAELERISEDLQAAAFGLEHIMREIGQIYESCSSVNENKKDLEVHFSSLPILAAEMMISGFPLELMDGDAAHVPLIWISAVLDELIQKLGDQRVFVLSVLGLQSSGKSTMLNAMFGLQFAVSAGRRTRGAFMQLVRVSDEMKTQMNFDYILVVDTEGLRAPELTGRSTRHHDTELATFVVGLGNLTLINIFGENPYEMQDVLQIIVRAFMRMKKVRLNPSCVFVHQNVLDVTAGERNMEGRRRLQEKLDQMTKLAAEDEVCDVECFSDVIRFDVQKDVKYFAQLWEGNPPMAPPNPNYCDNIQELKKTIMSHATNSDGMILKDLKDHIKDLWEALLKERFIFSFRNSLEISVYRKLETKYRKWFWNFRRAMMETENKLHNKKRE, from the exons CAAAAAGATGATGTCAGTTCCACACCTGCTCCTTGAGACATTGGAGGGTCTGGGCAgtaaaaaactgaaaaagttTAGATGGCTTCTAAAGCATGATGGTCTTGCTACAGCTGCTGATTTGGAGAAGGCAGAAGAAGCTACTAACACTGTGGATCTGATGTTGGATCGTTGTGAACCAGAAGGAGCTGTGATGATCACGCTTAAAATCCTGAGGAACATGAAAGAAAACTCTCTGGCTAAACAGTTAGAGGAGAAGCAAAAAG CAGGGAAAAACAAGGACATTGGAAGAGCAGGAGTCCAGCCACATCAACACCTACAGCTGGAAAAGACAATACAGCATGTATTTCAGAGACTCCATATTGAAGTCAAAAACCTCAACAAACTGAGAGATGCAGATGTTCTTCAGATAACTGTTCATTCATTACAGTCTCATGAGTCTTGTGCTGAAGAAGAGCTGATCCAAACTTTCATACAAAAACTACTGATGATGAACTACAGAGCAAGATACATTCATGTTAGAGATCACTATGAACAGGATCAGATACAACAAAGAGACAGTGACTCGTTTGAAGATGAGggtgatatttttgatgaaatgtcTTTGTCTAACAAAGGAATGAGTCAGTCTGACCATATTCACCCGATGGATGTCCAGATGTCTGCGTTTCATTGTGCTGATGGTTTCCTGAAGCAGCTGATGGTCACTAAACTGTCCCAGTGTCAGTACGCTCTGCCTCTGCTTGTTCCTGATCCATTCACACAACAGATTGAGTTTCCTCTCTGGACATTCAGACAAATCCACAAGAGCTGGAAGATCAGAAACACCAACAATGAGATCATCAGTCAAACCCAGCAGATCTACAAGGCTGAAACTCCAATGGTGTTTTTCTTCAGGTTTGGCTCTGTGTCTTCATCCAAGTCTCAGCTGATGAACAGTCTGATCAATGAGAAACACAACACGTTCTTCCACAGGTACTGCCCAGGCAGCAGCAGAACCAGAGTCCTGATGGATGGAGTGGTGGAGATCGCCTGGTTCTGCCCCTCTGGGAAAAACACGGATAAATTCAGTGATTGTGTTTCGTTCTGTAATCTACACGGTGATGCAGGAGACCATGAGAAACAGCTGCAGATCCTCACTGAAATGAGCTCAGTCAATGTTGTTATTCTGCCACGACTGGACAGGAATGACAGAAATGCTGCAAAGATCCAAAACCTGTACAGAAACAGAAAGCCACTCATCTGTCTTTTTACTGAGGATGAATCTACTGTAACTGAGATGAAGAAAGGGAAATTCAAAATTGGTCTGAAAGACAGAAATCAGTCAGATGTTTCTGAAGATCTCAGAAGAGCGATAAATGATTGTCTCTCAAAATCATCTTCCACTATCAGACTTGAAGATGTGTCCAAACACTCAGACATCAGAGTAGATGAGGAAGAGGATGAAGACTGCAGGAGAGGAAGAGCAGCAGCACATCAAATGATGAGTTTACTGGAGAAGAAACATCTGACGGAAATCAAAGACTCATTTCTGCCTCATCAGGGGAAACTGTGGCATCAGTGGAGTCAGAAGAACAAAAAACTACATCGAGGATATAAGACAAAAATGGGCATCTTCAGAAAATATGCAAAGATGAAGAAAATCCGCCAACAGCAGCATGAATCTGATATCAGTGAGTTTATGAAGCTCTTCATTAGACAAATAAATTCAGATACTGCAAATAAGACGTTTTTCCTCAAATGGCTCAGAATCCTCCTGGATGAATATACATCAGCTGATCTTTCTGCTCTACATTACAAATATCATAAGAAGTGGTCAGCCGTCTTAAAACTGAAAGAGAATAAATCTGTTCATCTCAGAGATGAACAAGCAGAACTTGAGAGAATATCTGAGGATCTTCAAGCTGCAGCCTTTGGTCTGGAGCACATCATGAGGGAGATCGGTCAGATCTATGAATCATGTTCATCTGTGAATGAGAACAAGAAAGACCTGGAGGTTCACTTCTCTTCTCTCCCGATTCTTGCAGCAGAGATGATGATCTCTGGATTTCCACTGGAGCTGATGGATGGAGATGCTGCTCATGTTCCTCTGATCTGGATCTCTGCTGTTCTAGATGAACTCATCCAGAAACTGGGAGACCAGAGAGTCTTTGTGCTGTCAGTTTTAGGGCTTCAGAGCTCTGGGAAATCCACCATGCTGAATGCCATGTTTGGACTCCAGTTTGCCGTCAGTGCTGGCAGGAGAACCAGAGGAGCTTTCATGCAGCTGGTCAGAGTGTCAGACGAgatgaaaacacagatgaacTTTGACTATATTCTGGTTGTTGATACTGAGGGTCTTCGTGCTCCAGAACTGACTGGAAGATCAACAAGACATCATGACACTGAACTGGCCACATTTGTTGTTGGTCTTGGAAATCTGACATTGATCAACATCTTTGGAGAAAACCCGTATGAGATGCAGGACGTTCTTCAGATCATTGTTCGGGCCTTCATGAGGATGAAGAAGGTCAGACTGAATCCcagctgtgtgtttgtgcatcagAACGTTTTAGATGTCACAGCTGGAGAGAGAAACATGGAGGGAAGGAGACGACTGCAGGAGAAACTGGATCAGATGACAAAACTCGCTGCTGAAGATGAAGTCTGTGATGTTGAATGTTTCAGTGATGTCATTAGATTTGATGTTCAGAAAGATGTGAAGTATTTTGCTCAGCTCTGGGAGGGAAACCCACCAATGGCTCCACCAAACCCAAACTACTGTGACAATATTCAAGAACTGAAGAAAACTATTATGTCTCATGCAACAAATTCAGATGGAATGATACTGAAAGACTTAAAAGATCATATTAAAGATCTCTGGGAGGCTTTACTGAAGGAACGATTCATCTTCAGCTTCAGGAATTCTCTGGAGATTTCAGTCTACAGGAAACTGGAGACCAAATACAGGAAGTGGTTCTGGAATTTTCGTAGAGCCATGATGGAAACTGAGAACAAACTacacaacaaaaaaagagaatGA
- the LOC125261624 gene encoding interferon-induced very large GTPase 1-like isoform X3 — translation MMSVPHLLLETLEGLGSKKLKKFRWLLKHDGLATAADLEKAEEATNTVDLMLDRCEPEGAVMITLKILRNMKENSLAKQLEEKQKAGKNKDIGRAGVQPHQHLQLEKTIQHVFQRLHIEVKNLNKLRDADVLQITVHSLQSHESCAEEELIQTFIQKLLMMNYRARYIHVRDHYEQDQIQQRDSDSFEDEGDIFDEMSLSNKGMSQSDHIHPMDVQMSAFHCADGFLKQLMVTKLSQCQYALPLLVPDPFTQQIEFPLWTFRQIHKSWKIRNTNNEIISQTQQIYKAETPMVFFFRFGSVSSSKSQLMNSLINEKHNTFFHRYCPGSSRTRVLMDGVVEIAWFCPSGKNTDKFSDCVSFCNLHGDAGDHEKQLQILTEMSSVNVVILPRLDRNDRNAAKIQNLYRNRKPLICLFTEDESTVTEMKKGKFKIGLKDRNQSDVSEDLRRAINDCLSKSSSTIRLEDVSKHSDIRVDEEEDEDCRRGRAAAHQMMSLLEKKHLTEIKDSFLPHQGKLWHQWSQKNKKLHRGYKTKMGIFRKYAKMKKIRQQQHESDISEFMKLFIRQINSDTANKTFFLKWLRILLDEYTSADLSALHYKYHKKWSAVLKLKENKSVHLRDEQAELERISEDLQAAAFGLEHIMREIGQIYESCSSVNENKKDLEVHFSSLPILAAEMMISGFPLELMDGDAAHVPLIWISAVLDELIQKLGDQRVFVLSVLGLQSSGKSTMLNAMFGLQFAVSAGRRTRGAFMQLVRVSDEMKTQMNFDYILVVDTEGLRAPELTGRSTRHHDTELATFVVGLGNLTLINIFGENPYEMQDVLQIIVRAFMRMKKVRLNPSCVFVHQNVLDVTAGERNMEGRRRLQEKLDQMTKLAAEDEVCDVECFSDVIRFDVQKDVKYFAQLWEGNPPMAPPNPNYCDNIQELKKTIMSHATNSDGMILKDLKDHIKDLWEALLKERFIFSFRNSLEISVYRKLETKYRKWFWNFRRAMMETENKLHNKKRE, via the exons ATGATGTCAGTTCCACACCTGCTCCTTGAGACATTGGAGGGTCTGGGCAgtaaaaaactgaaaaagttTAGATGGCTTCTAAAGCATGATGGTCTTGCTACAGCTGCTGATTTGGAGAAGGCAGAAGAAGCTACTAACACTGTGGATCTGATGTTGGATCGTTGTGAACCAGAAGGAGCTGTGATGATCACGCTTAAAATCCTGAGGAACATGAAAGAAAACTCTCTGGCTAAACAGTTAGAGGAGAAGCAAAAAG CAGGGAAAAACAAGGACATTGGAAGAGCAGGAGTCCAGCCACATCAACACCTACAGCTGGAAAAGACAATACAGCATGTATTTCAGAGACTCCATATTGAAGTCAAAAACCTCAACAAACTGAGAGATGCAGATGTTCTTCAGATAACTGTTCATTCATTACAGTCTCATGAGTCTTGTGCTGAAGAAGAGCTGATCCAAACTTTCATACAAAAACTACTGATGATGAACTACAGAGCAAGATACATTCATGTTAGAGATCACTATGAACAGGATCAGATACAACAAAGAGACAGTGACTCGTTTGAAGATGAGggtgatatttttgatgaaatgtcTTTGTCTAACAAAGGAATGAGTCAGTCTGACCATATTCACCCGATGGATGTCCAGATGTCTGCGTTTCATTGTGCTGATGGTTTCCTGAAGCAGCTGATGGTCACTAAACTGTCCCAGTGTCAGTACGCTCTGCCTCTGCTTGTTCCTGATCCATTCACACAACAGATTGAGTTTCCTCTCTGGACATTCAGACAAATCCACAAGAGCTGGAAGATCAGAAACACCAACAATGAGATCATCAGTCAAACCCAGCAGATCTACAAGGCTGAAACTCCAATGGTGTTTTTCTTCAGGTTTGGCTCTGTGTCTTCATCCAAGTCTCAGCTGATGAACAGTCTGATCAATGAGAAACACAACACGTTCTTCCACAGGTACTGCCCAGGCAGCAGCAGAACCAGAGTCCTGATGGATGGAGTGGTGGAGATCGCCTGGTTCTGCCCCTCTGGGAAAAACACGGATAAATTCAGTGATTGTGTTTCGTTCTGTAATCTACACGGTGATGCAGGAGACCATGAGAAACAGCTGCAGATCCTCACTGAAATGAGCTCAGTCAATGTTGTTATTCTGCCACGACTGGACAGGAATGACAGAAATGCTGCAAAGATCCAAAACCTGTACAGAAACAGAAAGCCACTCATCTGTCTTTTTACTGAGGATGAATCTACTGTAACTGAGATGAAGAAAGGGAAATTCAAAATTGGTCTGAAAGACAGAAATCAGTCAGATGTTTCTGAAGATCTCAGAAGAGCGATAAATGATTGTCTCTCAAAATCATCTTCCACTATCAGACTTGAAGATGTGTCCAAACACTCAGACATCAGAGTAGATGAGGAAGAGGATGAAGACTGCAGGAGAGGAAGAGCAGCAGCACATCAAATGATGAGTTTACTGGAGAAGAAACATCTGACGGAAATCAAAGACTCATTTCTGCCTCATCAGGGGAAACTGTGGCATCAGTGGAGTCAGAAGAACAAAAAACTACATCGAGGATATAAGACAAAAATGGGCATCTTCAGAAAATATGCAAAGATGAAGAAAATCCGCCAACAGCAGCATGAATCTGATATCAGTGAGTTTATGAAGCTCTTCATTAGACAAATAAATTCAGATACTGCAAATAAGACGTTTTTCCTCAAATGGCTCAGAATCCTCCTGGATGAATATACATCAGCTGATCTTTCTGCTCTACATTACAAATATCATAAGAAGTGGTCAGCCGTCTTAAAACTGAAAGAGAATAAATCTGTTCATCTCAGAGATGAACAAGCAGAACTTGAGAGAATATCTGAGGATCTTCAAGCTGCAGCCTTTGGTCTGGAGCACATCATGAGGGAGATCGGTCAGATCTATGAATCATGTTCATCTGTGAATGAGAACAAGAAAGACCTGGAGGTTCACTTCTCTTCTCTCCCGATTCTTGCAGCAGAGATGATGATCTCTGGATTTCCACTGGAGCTGATGGATGGAGATGCTGCTCATGTTCCTCTGATCTGGATCTCTGCTGTTCTAGATGAACTCATCCAGAAACTGGGAGACCAGAGAGTCTTTGTGCTGTCAGTTTTAGGGCTTCAGAGCTCTGGGAAATCCACCATGCTGAATGCCATGTTTGGACTCCAGTTTGCCGTCAGTGCTGGCAGGAGAACCAGAGGAGCTTTCATGCAGCTGGTCAGAGTGTCAGACGAgatgaaaacacagatgaacTTTGACTATATTCTGGTTGTTGATACTGAGGGTCTTCGTGCTCCAGAACTGACTGGAAGATCAACAAGACATCATGACACTGAACTGGCCACATTTGTTGTTGGTCTTGGAAATCTGACATTGATCAACATCTTTGGAGAAAACCCGTATGAGATGCAGGACGTTCTTCAGATCATTGTTCGGGCCTTCATGAGGATGAAGAAGGTCAGACTGAATCCcagctgtgtgtttgtgcatcagAACGTTTTAGATGTCACAGCTGGAGAGAGAAACATGGAGGGAAGGAGACGACTGCAGGAGAAACTGGATCAGATGACAAAACTCGCTGCTGAAGATGAAGTCTGTGATGTTGAATGTTTCAGTGATGTCATTAGATTTGATGTTCAGAAAGATGTGAAGTATTTTGCTCAGCTCTGGGAGGGAAACCCACCAATGGCTCCACCAAACCCAAACTACTGTGACAATATTCAAGAACTGAAGAAAACTATTATGTCTCATGCAACAAATTCAGATGGAATGATACTGAAAGACTTAAAAGATCATATTAAAGATCTCTGGGAGGCTTTACTGAAGGAACGATTCATCTTCAGCTTCAGGAATTCTCTGGAGATTTCAGTCTACAGGAAACTGGAGACCAAATACAGGAAGTGGTTCTGGAATTTTCGTAGAGCCATGATGGAAACTGAGAACAAACTacacaacaaaaaaagagaatGA